A region of Paractinoplanes abujensis DNA encodes the following proteins:
- a CDS encoding uroporphyrinogen-III synthase, with amino-acid sequence MTTRTARKPAGRIAFVGAGPGDPELLTRRAHAALTEADQVVYDRGVPDSLLTAIRAEAKADAQFSPAEGAPGDVAKVLLSAAKSGLSAVHLVAGDPFGHEAVVKEVQAVARTAVHFEVVPGLGQAEGVATYAGVPLPGVRVTADVGDVSALDFDALAAAALKGSFAVAVDAGDLAAVRDGLLAAGVEPGIPVAVTGDGTGETQYTTTSTVDSFVAAALGFTGRVVLTVGTDVAERDTMSWWENRPLYGWKVLVPRTKEQAGAMSARLRAYGAIPCEVPTIAVEPPRTPAQMERAVKGLVDGRYAWVVFTSVNAVRAVWEKFDEHGLDARHFGGVKIACIGEATADAVRAFGIQPELLPQGEQSSEGLLAEFSPHDEILDPVGRVLLPRADIATETLAAGLIERGWEVDDVTAYRTVRAAPPPAEIRDAIKSGGFDAVLFTSSSTVRNLVGIAGKPHARTVVAVIGPKTAETATEFGLRVDVQPQHASVPDLVEALASYAVELREKLAAMPAKQRRGSKVQGPTALRFR; translated from the coding sequence ATGACCACCCGCACCGCCCGCAAGCCCGCAGGACGCATCGCGTTCGTCGGCGCCGGACCCGGCGACCCGGAGCTGCTGACCCGCCGCGCGCACGCCGCGCTCACCGAGGCCGACCAGGTGGTCTACGACCGTGGGGTGCCCGATTCGCTGCTGACCGCGATCCGGGCCGAAGCCAAGGCGGACGCCCAGTTCAGCCCGGCCGAAGGCGCCCCTGGCGACGTGGCCAAGGTGCTGCTCTCCGCGGCCAAGTCCGGTCTGTCCGCCGTGCACCTGGTGGCCGGTGACCCGTTCGGGCACGAGGCCGTCGTCAAGGAGGTGCAGGCGGTCGCCCGCACCGCGGTGCACTTCGAGGTCGTGCCCGGCCTCGGCCAGGCCGAGGGTGTGGCCACGTACGCGGGGGTTCCGCTGCCCGGCGTGCGCGTCACGGCCGACGTCGGCGACGTGTCCGCGCTCGACTTCGACGCGCTGGCCGCCGCCGCCCTCAAGGGCTCATTCGCGGTCGCGGTCGACGCCGGCGACCTCGCCGCCGTGCGTGACGGCCTGCTGGCCGCGGGCGTCGAACCGGGCATCCCGGTTGCGGTGACCGGCGACGGCACCGGCGAGACGCAGTACACGACGACCTCGACGGTCGACAGCTTCGTGGCCGCCGCGCTCGGCTTCACCGGCCGCGTGGTGCTCACCGTCGGCACCGACGTCGCCGAGCGCGACACCATGAGCTGGTGGGAGAACCGCCCGCTGTACGGCTGGAAGGTTCTCGTGCCGCGGACCAAGGAGCAGGCCGGCGCGATGAGCGCCCGGCTGCGGGCCTACGGCGCGATCCCGTGCGAGGTGCCGACCATCGCGGTCGAGCCGCCGCGCACCCCGGCCCAGATGGAGCGTGCGGTCAAGGGCCTGGTCGACGGCCGGTACGCGTGGGTCGTCTTCACCTCGGTCAACGCGGTCCGCGCGGTCTGGGAGAAGTTCGACGAGCACGGTCTCGACGCCCGTCACTTCGGCGGCGTGAAGATCGCCTGCATCGGCGAAGCCACGGCCGACGCCGTACGGGCCTTCGGCATCCAGCCCGAGCTGCTGCCCCAGGGCGAGCAGTCGAGCGAGGGCCTGCTGGCCGAGTTCTCGCCGCACGACGAGATCCTCGACCCGGTCGGCCGGGTGCTGCTGCCGCGGGCCGACATCGCCACCGAGACGCTGGCCGCCGGCCTGATCGAGCGGGGCTGGGAGGTGGACGACGTGACCGCGTACCGGACGGTGCGGGCCGCGCCGCCGCCGGCCGAGATCCGCGACGCGATCAAGTCGGGAGGCTTCGACGCGGTGCTTTTCACCTCGTCCAGCACCGTACGCAACCTGGTCGGCATCGCCGGCAAGCCGCACGCCCGCACGGTCGTCGCGGTGATCGGCCCCAAGACCGCCGAGACGGCCACCGAGTTCGGCCTGCGCGTCGACGTCCAGCCCCAGCACGCCTCGGTGCCGGACCTGGTCGAGGCGCTGGCGTCGTACGCGGTGGAACTGCGTGAGAAGCTGGCCGCCATGCCGGCCAAGCAGCGTCGCGGCTCCAAGGTCCAAGGCCCTACCGCACTGCGTTTCCGCTGA
- the hemC gene encoding hydroxymethylbilane synthase: MTSPLRLGTRGSALALAQSQLTADALTAATGRPVELVRIVTTGDRSSAPVAQLGVGVFVSALRDALLAGEIDFAVHSYKDLPTAAHPALHIAAIPPREDPRDVLIARGGRTLAELPPGSVIGTGAVRRIAQLHALGLELQVTPIRGNIDSRIARVHGPEADLDAVVLARAGVVRIGRVADIAETLDPMLMLPAPAQGALAVECRADNSDLVELLAAIDHAPSRAAVTAERAMLATLEAGCSAPVAAHAELAEGEDGDEIYLRGAVISPDGVRAIRLSRTGTPADAAEIGKALAADLLDNGADTLIGSTE, encoded by the coding sequence GTGACTTCCCCCCTGCGCCTCGGCACCCGTGGCAGCGCGCTCGCGCTCGCGCAGTCGCAGCTGACGGCCGACGCCCTCACCGCGGCCACCGGCCGCCCGGTCGAGCTGGTGCGGATCGTCACCACCGGTGACCGCTCGTCGGCCCCCGTCGCCCAGCTCGGGGTGGGTGTCTTCGTCTCGGCGCTGCGCGACGCGCTGCTGGCCGGCGAGATCGACTTCGCCGTGCACTCCTACAAGGACCTGCCCACCGCGGCCCACCCGGCGTTGCACATCGCGGCCATCCCACCGCGCGAGGATCCGCGTGATGTGCTGATCGCCCGGGGTGGTCGCACGCTGGCCGAGCTCCCGCCCGGTTCGGTCATCGGAACCGGCGCGGTGCGCCGAATCGCGCAACTGCATGCTTTGGGCCTAGAGTTGCAGGTCACGCCGATCCGCGGAAACATCGACAGCCGGATCGCCCGGGTTCACGGACCCGAGGCCGATTTGGACGCCGTTGTTCTCGCCCGGGCCGGCGTGGTGCGAATCGGCAGGGTCGCCGACATCGCGGAAACGCTCGACCCGATGCTCATGCTGCCCGCCCCCGCCCAGGGCGCGCTGGCTGTGGAGTGCCGGGCCGACAACTCAGACCTGGTCGAGCTGCTGGCCGCAATCGACCACGCACCGTCCCGGGCCGCCGTCACGGCGGAACGGGCGATGCTCGCCACGCTCGAGGCCGGGTGCTCCGCCCCGGTTGCGGCCCACGCCGAGCTCGCCGAAGGCGAGGACGGTGACGAGATTTACCTGCGCGGTGCGGTGATCAGCCCGGATGGGGTTCGAGCCATCCGGCTGTCGCGCACCGGAACGCCCGCCGACGCGGCGGAGATCGGCAAGGCCCTCGCGGCCGATCTCCTCGACAACGGCGCCGACACCCTGATCGGGAGCACAGAATGA
- a CDS encoding redox-sensing transcriptional repressor Rex, with protein sequence MSQQRHGVTPGNAPGDRAGAVSAFPDLPEATIARLPEYLRALHNLGEGGSDTISSEGLAAAAGVNSAKLRKDLSHLGSYGTRGVGYDVTLLIEQIEYVLGLDQRRAVCLVGLGNLGHALAGYDGFASRGFKIVALFDADEAKVGEEIQGLVVRHIEELGRVAVEENIAIGVIATPARAAQAVADVLVDAGVTSILNFAPCVLSVPANVDVRKVDLAIELQILSFHEHRKASLTALPGGRSAAAGNQEAVGS encoded by the coding sequence ATGAGCCAGCAGCGTCACGGAGTCACGCCCGGTAATGCCCCAGGCGACCGCGCCGGTGCAGTGTCGGCCTTCCCGGATCTGCCGGAGGCCACCATCGCCCGGTTGCCCGAATACCTGCGCGCCCTGCACAACCTGGGCGAGGGCGGTTCGGACACGATCTCGAGCGAAGGACTGGCCGCGGCGGCCGGGGTCAACTCGGCCAAGCTCCGCAAGGATCTCTCCCACCTGGGGTCGTACGGCACGCGTGGCGTCGGTTACGACGTGACCCTGCTGATCGAGCAGATCGAGTACGTTCTCGGCCTCGACCAGCGCCGGGCGGTCTGCCTGGTCGGCCTGGGCAACCTCGGTCACGCGCTGGCCGGCTACGACGGGTTCGCCAGTCGCGGCTTCAAGATCGTCGCGCTCTTCGACGCCGACGAGGCCAAGGTCGGCGAGGAGATCCAAGGTCTCGTCGTGCGGCACATCGAGGAACTGGGCCGCGTCGCCGTCGAGGAGAACATCGCGATCGGCGTCATCGCCACCCCGGCCCGGGCCGCCCAGGCCGTGGCCGACGTGCTGGTCGACGCGGGTGTCACCAGCATTCTGAACTTCGCGCCGTGCGTGCTGTCGGTGCCCGCCAACGTCGACGTGCGCAAGGTCGACCTGGCCATCGAGCTGCAAATTCTTTCTTTCCACGAGCACCGCAAGGCATCGCTGACGGCGCTGCCGGGCGGCCGGTCCGCCGCGGCGGGCAACCAGGAGGCGGTCGGGTCGTGA
- a CDS encoding AMP-binding protein gives MFVPDFCLVDEAARDPVAGAAARRPQSLALITTDAALTWADVDRRVTAAAHGVATRVPPGERVAIVLGNSIEFVVTFFGVLRAGRVAVPLNPGYTADELGHVLADSGAALVVTGAAAPMDGPPHVRASDLEEGGTSGDLPHVAEGDLAVLLYTSGTSGRPKGAMLTHAALAANHDQLDAIDPPVVGPDDVVLLAVPMFHAYGLNTGLGSVAHHAATGVLIDRFDAAASLSVIAERGVTVVVGVPGMYSAWSRQPSVKIGLRSVRTAVCGAAPLGPDEMARFGAATGKSVLVGYGLTETAPVLTTTAVSDRGKPGSIGRPLPGIALRLRSAAGQVLWEDGTASPDEDLSELDLSVEDVAGTDPGEIVVRGANLFSGYWPDGRDGPDAEGWWATGDVAYADGDGDLHLVDRIDELILVHGFNVYPAEIERVLGSHPGVAESAVVGVPDHDAGQRPHAFVVAAIDPPPTPAELQVFCAAQLARFKLPTVELVRELPHSATGKVRKRELNT, from the coding sequence ATGTTTGTGCCAGACTTCTGCCTCGTGGACGAAGCAGCCCGCGACCCGGTCGCCGGGGCCGCCGCGCGCCGGCCCCAGAGCCTCGCGCTGATCACCACCGACGCCGCGCTGACCTGGGCCGACGTCGATCGGCGGGTGACCGCGGCCGCGCACGGGGTGGCCACGCGGGTGCCGCCGGGAGAGCGCGTCGCGATCGTTCTGGGTAACTCGATCGAGTTCGTGGTGACCTTCTTCGGCGTGTTGCGGGCGGGGCGCGTCGCCGTGCCGCTCAACCCGGGCTACACGGCCGATGAGCTGGGCCATGTGCTCGCCGACTCGGGGGCGGCGCTCGTCGTCACGGGCGCGGCGGCCCCCATGGACGGGCCTCCCCACGTGCGGGCGTCCGATCTGGAAGAGGGCGGGACGAGTGGGGATCTGCCGCATGTGGCGGAGGGTGACCTCGCCGTGCTGCTCTACACGTCCGGCACCAGCGGGCGGCCCAAGGGCGCGATGCTGACCCACGCCGCGCTGGCCGCCAATCACGACCAGCTCGACGCGATCGACCCGCCCGTGGTCGGCCCGGACGACGTGGTGCTGCTGGCCGTGCCCATGTTTCACGCGTACGGGTTGAACACCGGCCTCGGCAGCGTCGCCCACCACGCGGCGACCGGCGTGCTGATCGACCGGTTCGACGCGGCCGCCTCACTGTCGGTGATCGCGGAGCGCGGAGTGACGGTGGTCGTCGGCGTGCCGGGCATGTATTCGGCCTGGTCCCGGCAGCCCAGCGTCAAGATCGGCCTGCGCAGCGTGCGCACCGCCGTATGCGGGGCGGCGCCGCTCGGGCCGGACGAGATGGCCCGCTTCGGCGCCGCCACCGGCAAGAGCGTCCTGGTCGGGTACGGGCTGACCGAGACCGCGCCCGTGCTGACCACCACCGCCGTCAGCGACCGCGGCAAGCCGGGCTCGATCGGCCGGCCGCTGCCCGGGATCGCGCTGCGACTGCGCTCGGCGGCGGGCCAGGTGCTCTGGGAGGACGGCACCGCCTCACCCGACGAGGATCTGAGCGAGCTCGATCTCTCCGTGGAGGACGTGGCCGGCACCGACCCGGGCGAGATCGTGGTGCGCGGGGCCAACCTGTTCTCCGGCTACTGGCCCGACGGGCGCGACGGGCCGGACGCCGAGGGCTGGTGGGCCACCGGCGACGTGGCCTACGCGGACGGCGACGGCGACCTGCACCTGGTCGACCGGATCGACGAGCTGATCCTGGTGCACGGCTTCAACGTCTATCCGGCCGAGATCGAGCGGGTGCTGGGCTCGCATCCGGGTGTCGCCGAGTCGGCGGTGGTGGGCGTGCCCGATCATGATGCCGGGCAGCGGCCGCACGCGTTCGTCGTGGCCGCCATCGACCCGCCGCCCACCCCGGCCGAGCTGCAGGTCTTCTGTGCCGCCCAGCTGGCCCGGTTCAAGCTGCCGACCGTCGAGCTGGTGCGTGAGCTTCCCCACTCGGCGACCGGCAAGGTCCGCAAGAGGGAGCTGAACACGTGA
- a CDS encoding glutamyl-tRNA reductase, which translates to MNLLSVGASYRTADVATLERIVIADDAVPGVLEKLVAQPFVGEAVVLSTCNRVEIYAAVNTFHGGLGDVCNVLSEVSGIPATELAGHLYVHYDEAAVLHSFKVSSGLDSMVVGESQILGQLRDAYHAATEADTAGRLLHELMQQALRVGKRAHSETGIDRAGQSVVTAALDVAEAELGDLTGRRALVIGAGAMGALSVATLTRAGVGPLRITNRSAARAERLAEAYGAVAVPYDELDAALREADLVVSATASTEPVLTRARLEAAAPLVVLDLAVPRDVAADVIDVPGVTVIDIDSLAATRRSLPAAAETAAVEQIVSSEVEHFLGWLRGADIAPTVAALRTRAEDVVSAELRKLYSRRSEFTEEQRADVSRTLHRVVQQLLHSPTVRVRQLAAEPGGDQYAALLRELFDLDVPHATPANAVPEIGGQA; encoded by the coding sequence GTGAATCTCCTCAGCGTCGGTGCGTCCTATCGCACCGCCGACGTCGCCACGCTGGAGCGCATCGTCATCGCCGACGACGCGGTCCCCGGCGTGCTGGAGAAACTGGTCGCCCAGCCGTTCGTGGGGGAGGCGGTCGTCCTCTCCACGTGCAACCGGGTCGAGATCTACGCCGCGGTCAACACGTTCCACGGCGGCCTCGGTGACGTCTGCAACGTGCTCTCCGAGGTGTCCGGCATCCCGGCCACCGAGCTCGCCGGCCATCTTTATGTGCACTACGACGAGGCGGCGGTGCTGCACTCGTTCAAGGTCTCGAGCGGCCTCGACTCCATGGTGGTGGGCGAGTCCCAGATCCTGGGTCAGCTGCGCGACGCCTACCACGCCGCGACCGAGGCCGACACGGCCGGCCGTCTGCTGCACGAGCTGATGCAGCAGGCGCTGCGGGTCGGCAAGCGGGCACACTCCGAGACCGGCATCGACCGGGCCGGGCAGAGCGTCGTGACCGCCGCCCTCGACGTGGCCGAGGCCGAACTGGGCGACCTCACCGGCCGGCGCGCGCTGGTGATCGGCGCGGGTGCGATGGGCGCCCTCTCGGTGGCCACGCTGACCCGGGCCGGGGTCGGGCCGTTGCGGATCACGAACCGGAGCGCCGCGCGGGCCGAACGGCTGGCCGAGGCGTACGGGGCCGTCGCCGTGCCCTACGACGAACTGGACGCCGCCCTGCGCGAGGCCGACCTGGTCGTCTCGGCCACCGCGTCGACCGAGCCGGTGCTCACCCGGGCCCGCCTGGAGGCCGCGGCGCCGCTGGTCGTGCTCGACCTGGCCGTGCCGCGTGACGTGGCCGCCGACGTGATCGACGTGCCCGGCGTGACCGTGATCGACATCGACAGCCTGGCCGCCACCCGCCGATCCCTGCCGGCCGCGGCCGAGACCGCCGCCGTCGAGCAGATCGTCAGCAGCGAGGTCGAACACTTCCTGGGCTGGCTGCGCGGCGCCGACATCGCGCCGACCGTGGCCGCGCTGCGCACCAGGGCCGAGGACGTCGTGAGCGCCGAGTTGCGCAAGCTCTATTCGCGCCGGTCGGAATTCACCGAGGAGCAACGGGCCGACGTTTCCCGTACGCTGCATCGCGTCGTCCAGCAGTTGCTGCACTCGCCGACCGTACGGGTGCGCCAGCTGGCCGCCGAGCCCGGTGGTGATCAGTACGCGGCGCTGCTGCGCGAGCTGTTCGACCTTGACGTGCCCCATGCCACACCCGCCAACGCAGTTCCTGAGATCGGAGGACAGGCGTGA
- the hemB gene encoding porphobilinogen synthase, with amino-acid sequence MSFPDVRPRRLRRTPAMRRLVEETRLAPAELVLPLFLREGLTEPREISSLPGVLQHSRDSLRKAAHEAVSAGVGGLMLFGVPSNENKDETGSCGLDPDGVLNVGIRDLISEVGESTVVMSDLCLDEFTSHGHCGVLAPDGSVDNDATLAVYAEMAVAQASAGAHMVGPSGMMDGQIGVVRQALDKAGYQDVSVLAYSAKYAGAFYGPFREAVESTLQGDRRQYQQDPPNLREALREVDLDVAEGADIVMVKPALPYLDVIAAIRERVTIPVAAYQVSGEYAMVEAAARNGWIDRERVILETLTSIKRAGAQITLTYWATEAAQLLRDRY; translated from the coding sequence ATGTCCTTCCCCGACGTCCGTCCGCGCCGGCTGCGGCGCACACCCGCCATGCGCCGGCTCGTCGAGGAGACCCGCCTCGCGCCCGCCGAACTCGTGCTGCCGCTCTTCCTGCGCGAAGGGCTGACCGAGCCGCGGGAGATCAGCTCACTGCCCGGCGTGCTCCAGCACTCCCGGGATTCGCTGCGCAAGGCGGCCCACGAGGCGGTCTCGGCCGGGGTCGGCGGGCTGATGCTGTTCGGCGTTCCGTCCAACGAGAACAAGGACGAGACCGGTTCGTGCGGCCTCGACCCGGACGGCGTCCTCAACGTCGGCATCCGTGACCTGATCAGCGAGGTGGGCGAGTCCACGGTCGTGATGAGCGACCTGTGCCTCGACGAGTTCACCTCGCACGGGCACTGCGGTGTGCTGGCTCCGGACGGCTCGGTGGACAACGACGCCACTCTCGCGGTCTATGCGGAGATGGCCGTGGCGCAGGCTTCCGCGGGCGCCCACATGGTGGGGCCGTCGGGCATGATGGACGGTCAGATCGGGGTCGTCCGGCAGGCTCTGGACAAAGCGGGCTATCAGGACGTCTCGGTGCTCGCCTACTCGGCGAAGTACGCGGGCGCGTTCTACGGCCCGTTCCGCGAGGCCGTCGAGTCGACCCTGCAGGGCGACCGCCGGCAATACCAGCAGGACCCGCCCAACCTGCGCGAGGCGCTGCGCGAGGTCGACCTCGACGTGGCCGAGGGCGCGGACATCGTCATGGTCAAGCCGGCCCTGCCGTACCTCGACGTGATCGCCGCGATCCGCGAGCGGGTCACCATCCCGGTGGCGGCCTACCAGGTCTCCGGCGAATACGCGATGGTGGAGGCGGCCGCGCGCAACGGCTGGATCGACCGCGAGCGCGTCATCCTGGAGACCCTCACCTCGATCAAGCGGGCGGGCGCCCAGATCACCCTCACGTACTGGGCCACCGAGGCCGCCCAACTGCTGCGCGACCGCTACTGA
- a CDS encoding HAD family hydrolase, whose amino-acid sequence MARTHLVWDWNGTLLDDLSLVVSSTNAAFTAVGGRLVDADEHRSRFRRPVAEFYAEILGRAVDEEEFGRLDRIFHDAYRLGLTTMKLAADATAALKDWPGSQSLLSMWFHAELVPAVETYGLAGVFTRVDGLRTEIGGHLKAAHLAEHLAELGLTGRQVVLIGDSLDDAAAADAVGGEIVLYTGGFTDPARLRASGRPVADTLVEAVAIARTL is encoded by the coding sequence GTGGCGCGCACTCACCTTGTCTGGGACTGGAACGGCACCCTGCTCGACGACCTCAGCCTGGTGGTCTCGTCCACGAACGCGGCCTTCACGGCGGTCGGCGGGCGCCTGGTCGACGCCGACGAGCACCGCAGCCGGTTCCGCCGGCCGGTGGCCGAGTTCTACGCCGAGATTCTCGGACGCGCGGTCGACGAGGAGGAGTTCGGCCGGCTCGACCGGATCTTCCACGACGCGTACCGGCTGGGTCTGACCACCATGAAGCTGGCCGCCGACGCGACGGCGGCGCTCAAGGACTGGCCGGGCTCGCAGTCGCTGCTGTCCATGTGGTTCCACGCCGAGCTGGTGCCGGCCGTCGAGACGTACGGGCTGGCCGGGGTCTTCACCCGGGTCGACGGGCTGCGCACCGAGATCGGCGGCCACCTCAAGGCGGCCCACCTGGCCGAGCACCTGGCCGAGCTGGGCCTGACCGGCCGCCAGGTCGTGCTGATCGGCGACTCGCTGGACGACGCGGCCGCGGCCGACGCCGTGGGGGGCGAGATCGTGCTCTACACCGGCGGCTTCACCGACCCGGCGCGGCTGCGGGCGTCAGGTCGTCCGGTCGCGGACACTCTGGTCGAAGCGGTCGCGATCGCCCGTACGCTGTAG
- a CDS encoding GNAT family N-acetyltransferase: MRVREWDPRSASAAEIQSLVETVNAVLATDLPDDPPWVDGQVRDYLSETMPGERRISWVAEDDRLPDGESEIFAVVSMLLLGDIGVLEIMVSPRLRRRGLGRQLVAVAARRAYLEGFSTIGVEAIGGTPAIAFYESLGFEREFVETRSVLTLSSVDWPALTVMAGSIGAGYSVEFHPGGPPDHLLEAYAQAKLEAQDDDDLDLAPRSSDPQRLRDSLDTLHRRGLKPYIVLALHDESGVVAGLTEVVVPAHHPERADQYDTIVVRDHRGYGIDRAIKARMLFELRSAEGGLREVQTWNAQHNESMLKVNAELGYQPDRDWFEYGADVSQLVQSLESID; the protein is encoded by the coding sequence GTGAGGGTTCGTGAATGGGATCCCCGGTCCGCGTCGGCGGCGGAGATTCAGTCGCTCGTGGAGACGGTGAACGCGGTGCTCGCGACCGACCTCCCCGACGACCCGCCGTGGGTCGACGGTCAGGTGCGCGACTACCTCTCCGAGACCATGCCGGGCGAACGCCGGATCAGCTGGGTCGCCGAGGACGATCGCCTCCCCGACGGCGAGAGTGAGATCTTCGCCGTGGTCAGCATGCTGCTGCTCGGCGACATCGGCGTGCTCGAGATAATGGTCAGTCCCCGCCTGCGCCGGCGCGGCCTGGGCCGGCAGCTTGTGGCGGTCGCGGCCCGCCGGGCCTACCTGGAGGGCTTCTCCACGATCGGCGTCGAAGCGATTGGCGGCACCCCGGCCATCGCCTTCTACGAGTCCCTCGGGTTCGAACGCGAGTTCGTCGAGACGCGCAGCGTGCTCACCTTGTCCTCGGTGGACTGGCCCGCCCTCACGGTCATGGCGGGCAGCATCGGCGCCGGTTACAGCGTCGAGTTCCACCCGGGCGGCCCGCCCGACCACCTGCTCGAGGCGTACGCGCAGGCCAAGCTGGAGGCGCAGGACGACGACGACCTCGACTTGGCGCCGCGCTCCTCCGATCCGCAGCGGCTGCGCGACTCCCTCGACACGCTGCACAGGCGGGGCCTGAAGCCGTACATCGTGCTTGCCCTGCACGACGAGAGCGGCGTCGTCGCGGGCCTGACCGAGGTAGTTGTCCCGGCCCACCATCCCGAGCGCGCCGACCAGTACGACACGATCGTCGTGCGGGACCACCGCGGCTACGGCATCGACCGGGCGATCAAGGCGCGCATGCTGTTCGAGCTGCGTTCGGCCGAGGGCGGGCTGCGTGAGGTGCAGACCTGGAACGCGCAGCACAACGAGTCGATGCTCAAGGTCAACGCCGAGCTGGGTTATCAGCCCGACCGCGACTGGTTCGAGTATGGTGCCGACGTTTCCCAACTGGTTCAAAGCCTCGAGTCCATCGACTAA
- a CDS encoding lytic transglycosylase domain-containing protein, translating to MATHKDDAGKTAVEAAPGSKTPPAVTKGDADSKGDSKTPASVAVAVKRRSGPFGFAGRAAGGVAAWAKRPSGRLIVPAVIATVLLGAAGTAGAYLVPEALESAPSPSATPGFPLEAPAGVPSAGQPGGLPGSAPGGLPGTAVPTLAPTVAPTTVAQLGGRPADALAGWAGQIGTRVGIPVVAVQAYGYAELVTARTTPSCRLSWTTLAAIGKVESSHGSANGSVLSTDGTSLPPIMGLPLDGKGGRQLIPDTDRGALDQDTTYDRAVGPMQFIPATWNSYKVDADNNGVADPNDIDDAAMTAAKYLCQNGRDMSRGDSWRDAILSYNAVGPYAQKVFDAADDYGKRSRS from the coding sequence GTGGCGACGCACAAGGACGACGCCGGCAAGACCGCCGTGGAGGCCGCGCCCGGGAGCAAGACGCCGCCCGCCGTGACCAAGGGCGACGCGGACAGCAAGGGTGACAGCAAAACCCCGGCGAGCGTCGCGGTGGCGGTCAAGCGCCGCAGTGGGCCGTTCGGGTTTGCCGGGCGGGCCGCGGGTGGGGTGGCGGCGTGGGCCAAGCGCCCCAGCGGGCGGCTCATCGTGCCCGCCGTGATCGCCACTGTGCTGCTCGGGGCGGCGGGCACGGCCGGGGCCTACCTGGTGCCCGAGGCGCTCGAGTCGGCGCCTTCGCCCAGTGCCACGCCCGGCTTTCCGCTCGAGGCCCCGGCCGGGGTCCCGTCGGCGGGGCAGCCCGGTGGGTTGCCGGGCAGCGCGCCGGGTGGGTTGCCGGGCACGGCTGTTCCGACGTTGGCGCCGACCGTGGCGCCCACCACTGTGGCTCAGCTGGGCGGGCGGCCGGCTGACGCGCTCGCGGGGTGGGCGGGTCAGATCGGCACGCGGGTCGGCATTCCGGTGGTCGCGGTGCAGGCGTACGGCTACGCCGAGCTCGTCACCGCCCGCACCACGCCGTCGTGCCGGTTGAGCTGGACCACGTTGGCCGCGATCGGCAAGGTCGAGTCGTCGCACGGCAGCGCCAACGGGTCGGTGCTTTCGACCGACGGCACGAGCCTGCCGCCGATCATGGGGTTGCCGCTTGACGGCAAGGGCGGCCGTCAGTTGATTCCGGACACCGATCGGGGCGCGCTCGACCAGGACACCACGTATGACCGGGCGGTCGGCCCCATGCAGTTCATCCCGGCCACGTGGAACTCCTACAAGGTGGATGCCGACAACAACGGTGTGGCCGACCCCAACGACATCGACGACGCGGCGATGACGGCGGCCAAATACCTGTGCCAGAACGGGCGCGACATGTCGCGGGGCGATTCGTGGCGGGACGCCATCCTGTCGTACAACGCGGTCGGGCCGTATGCACAGAAAGTGTTCGACGCGGCCGATGATTACGGGAAGCGGTCGCGCAGCTGA
- a CDS encoding glutaredoxin family protein — MSRVTLISREGCHLCQDAEAVLDRILPGQWERVDVDSSIELERDFGDRVPVVLLDGAEHGYWRVEESRLLKDLEKPPGAPRL, encoded by the coding sequence GTGAGCCGCGTGACCCTGATCAGCCGCGAGGGCTGTCACCTGTGCCAGGACGCCGAGGCGGTGCTGGATCGGATCCTGCCCGGTCAATGGGAGCGCGTCGACGTCGACTCGTCGATCGAGCTGGAGCGCGACTTCGGCGATCGGGTGCCGGTCGTGCTGCTCGACGGGGCCGAGCACGGCTACTGGCGCGTCGAAGAGTCGCGGCTGCTCAAGGACCTGGAGAAGCCGCCGGGAGCGCCCCGCCTGTAG